In Porites lutea chromosome 8, jaPorLute2.1, whole genome shotgun sequence, the genomic stretch GTGGAACCaaacttgattttaggatgtaccagccgaaactcaaatagagaaagaaaacaaatagagttactaagccgagtctgcaaaacttttcacactagttttcttttatttgcacttagccttctgAGCCTTTGCTTGTGATAAACTAATCTTAACCCCGCTTGGCGTATAGACTTCTCTATCGATCACCTCTGTATGAATTGAGTGGTTTAGGTACACACGTACGCCATATGCCACATGaaggtagagcagggaaatggaaacgagtgaaactgtttaaagaaagttggccaatgctccgcaaaagaacgttcctgaaaaaccacaaatcgacaatggacaatggacacatttgataagcgaaatacaagtatttaacttgtttaaattactgaaaggtattgctttgctcctctgcagcaagggcatcttctggtgagacctcaacctgctgttgacgaATTGTACTTTATCTGATCCCACGCCCCCGAACAGAGGTCCTTAAAGGCCAGTCTACATAGTATGGCCTTAGGCCAGAAAGCTCGTACTGCTAGCTCCCGcctaaaaaaaggaacagtCACTTGGCTCTGTCCGCCACCACCCCCCGGCACTTGTTCGCACtctagaaaataaaccaattcactgacaagttttttttcataACGCCTAAATCCGTcgcgtaaatgaaaaaatgctttaaaatgccTCAGCCATTTTAAAAGACAGAAAAGGCTCAAAAAGGCCTTTCATTTCTATTTaaatttcagatggagaatGCCCTTTTCCTAGGTCTGCACCAGAAGTGACTTGCGCGCTAAAACTCCTTCGAAGTGGTATCTCTCAGGCAAAAACGAccgcctagcggcgaggagcgaggagagaagttagtggccattttcgaaaagaaaaaaagtgtaaaggCAGCAACTTCGTCGCTcggaaaacgtctgcgtatataattttcttcaggccgcACAGAGTCATCAATTAATGTGCCTTTACGGACCCCTTTAAAATGAGCAGCCAGTAGGCTGTTCTGGAACGCTACAACGTGATTTGTGCtccgccacccggaaccaaacatttagcggtgatgaggaaaaaattttattttcatgcgccaattttgtggatcaaacaaagtctgCTAGCTCTTAATGCAGTGATAAAGACATGAATTTTTGTATGTGTAGGGTTGATCCTAATGGAGAACCCAATGCCAACCAACCCACCCATCTCTTCCTCCTGCCCTAAACTTAAACAAGCTAATTAGACTTTTCATGACGTTAGCATTGTCACCTGAGACCTCTCGCGTGctcgtctattttcgaaacgaaaaaagagtgtaaaagcttcaccttcgtcgctcagccgaaacgtctgcgtatattattttcttcaggccatacagagtcatcaatcgatgtgcctttatggacccctctatgagcagccagtaggctgatctagaacggtaccacgtgatttgttgcaccgccacccggaaccaaacatttagcggtgaTGTGGAAAAACTCTTATTTCAGTCATGCGCCAATTTTGGGGGATCAAACAAAGATCACCTAACGTAAATGAAGAAAACCTTACTTGTATCATTAGCATGGTAGGGTCGATGTTTGGTTATTGCCCTACATACTCATGTGACTAACAAGTCAGGAACATACCAAGTGACTCAcgacatcttttctatgatcgcaataaattcagcattactggggccaccggcgccacaaaccaagtttgaatatgtgcgagatgctatacgaacatacaacaaagacttgcaccgtaaaacacttctaccaggaatttcttttccggcgcgttacgcgtcacgcacttccggaatgtcatcttccctcgtgttgacagattgaaaacatatacaaacttaactttgattctgccgtgatgcagaatttagtcagCGGTACTGTGAACCCGTCTAGCATTTAAGttcaggtaagtaaataacttttctgattttaaggtttcaatacgattaaaactatagcaagcgagtatttcgacaatattcccccctactaactgtgatttgaactgcgtattcgtgtctcttcattatggtttatcgcaaaaatcagttgaaagggATCATGTTAAACCGAACAGAAACGCCAGAATATAGtctgaaaccgttacaactctgactagggtttaaatgtcgaagtaacttatgtttgcgaaggattaatattccaagcgtcgaaacttgcttgttgcacgtgctttcctggtgtcaaaataccgttcaggttttggtctctcgaaggtgcgcatttggaatgccgccagaaatattttaacacaaacaacagcaaaggatatCCTTCAATACAGTTGTTGTTTCATACTGAAATTCTATGTACCAACTGggtttttacgatggtgaagttagttcaaatttgccatttttgaaaagtgctgaaaccgtgtttcttcttgcgaCCGatacagtcacatttaaacggtttatttaaagttaattgctgaattataaagtaaaaatgtgtgtctgttttgtgacttgatttcatctaGAGATATcattccgtttttatgtaccagcgcgaagaaaatgctcaattttcgctaatttcgtactcgaaagagcgccgatttagagtttatcaaactttgcctgattcctgaaaaaataaaaagcagttgcaagttttaacgtgatttttgaaattagtgtactatagagattatttgggcgaaatatgaagaaattcaaaaattcacgactgtcaaccgattctcgaaaattacagacattggctcttaaataCGGTTTTTCTTGTCTAACAACATTCAAGCTCACTCTTTACTCTGAGATAAAGTAATAGTgatacaaaatattaaaagacaATTCTAGTCTTTTGAATGAGAATTTCCGTTGGAAGAATTTGGGATTTGAGGCCTTTGTTTCAGACCTAATGGGTTAATTCTGCCTTcagttgtaattttatttttagggtTTTCAGACTGGTTTGAAACTGTTGTGTCACTTTTTAATCTCTTTCTGCACATGCCCATGCCCGAGTTTAAGAAGCTTATATTTTGCGTCTTGAATAGAAGGGCGCAAAGCTGTCGACCTATAAACAGCATTTTGGGTAGTTTTGGTTTTTTATAGTCAGAAAGTGACCGGAAAACggcttgactagcttcaaacGGCATTTTCGGAGAAATTCCCAGGAGTGAAAGGGTCAAAGAAGTTACTATTAACTTTGGTGACTGAGACACTGTTCCTTTAATACAGAATTGACTGTGCGGTGTACTAAACAGTGACCTCTTAATGTAGGACTATCTGGCGTCGAGTCAATGATGCGAAGTTTACCCTTCTGTTTTGGAATGTGTGCATGCTTTTGCACAATTAGTCAAAGCAGGTGCTTTTCTTAGTGACATGAATACTATTACGTGCTTCCTTTTTTATAAACTAGGTGGCTCAACTTTGAGAAGGTCATCGATGCTTTACAGTCCAAGGACGTTTGTCATTTAAATATAACGGAACTTCAAACCTATGCCAAAGATAAGTGCTTTGTTAATGACGAGGAAGAGTTCACCACCATGGTGAATTTTTATCATGACATGGAGATAATTATCAAGCACTGTAGCACAGTCATTCTGAGTGCCAAGTGGCTGATAGACCTGTTCAGGCAGCTGATCACTATTccacattttaataaaatggtaAGAAAAACGCTTATTGTATAGACACCAATGAAATGCCAGGTGAGCTTTcacgcgaaaacatgatatctttatacgtgaaaataaaatgttatgttcACATGTGAATAGATCatcgttgctatggctacataataaatcgcaccttttgcagcaaaaaaaaatattcaagtggaatggtttggtattttattggtgtttatataataaatagaacattacatcgccgcttggagatacgaaatttctcttttcgtgttcacactcgaagagaaatttcatatctccgcGCGGTCATGTAATATTCAGGACTATTAGTTTCAACCTGATACTTGGCTTTCTCTACTGGAGAGATCGATGGAGGGTCAAAATGCTCTTGCTCCAACGCTGTGTTTTGCGCAAGTTTCTCGTTATAGAAGGTTAAAACGGGCGTGATCCGACAAAGAGAAGGTCCAAACGCTCATGAATTTCAGAtcgcgttctgtgcattccatccATCCTTAGTGGAAGTCctaacgaatgctggctacttATGTGCCACGCACGCGTAAAACCAACGTGGAGATTGGGATTGCGGGCTCCTATGGTCGCCCACAATTAGCTCTCTGCTACCTGGATTCCTTTTTAAAGACTCTGTAATCACCTCTCATTTTATTATCTTTCAGGACCCCAAGGTTTCCAAGCACTGGGAGAAACTGAGAGAAAGCGGTGTCCTCAGCATGGAACTAGTTGAGCATgtgttttccaaatttcttcTAAAGGGCGTTGTCAGAGATGACATTCTAGACTTGATGGAGCAGTTTGGCTTGATTGCAAAGTTCTCACCTGTTAAAACTGAGGAAAAGTATTTTGTACCATCTCAACTCAAAGTGCCACCTGATTCCCTCTGTGCCATGGTACCCTCGCACTCTGACCCCTGTCCTCTATATGTCTTCTTTGTTGCTGGTTTTGTGCCCCACGGCTTGTTTACACGGCTTGTTTCTCGACTTGTTCGTTGGTGTTCTGAGGCTGGTCCAACTCAGCCCCCTACCCTGTACCGAAATGGAGCATGGTTCGTCATTGGGACAAGAACTGTCCATGATTTAGTTCTTTTCTGCAAGAAACAGTACATCAAGTTTTTTGTCATGCAAAGATCCCAAGATCAGCAGGTCTCAGGGGATAAAGGAAGTGAGGTTGCAATTCAGGTGCGTGAGTTTGTGGAGGCAACACTCCAATCTTTGTCACAGGATCTGCTCTATCTACGTGGGCTGCAGTATCAGATTCGTGTCGCCTGTCCATACTGTCAGCTAGAAAAGTGCAGTGGTCATAATCAGCTGGCATGTGCACATGTTGACTGTCGTCATCTCCTTGAGATAAGAGAAGGTGGCCCACTTTTGTGCAAAAAGAAACCTTCAAAAAAAGTTCTCACAGTCGAGGGCCTGGAAAAATGGTTCTCACTGTCAACAAGCGAGGTACTAATGAAATACAATCTCTAAGCAACACTGGTAGCATAAAATTAATTGAAGAGAAATATAACCTCGAAGGGTAGTTATGTTAAAATTAAGGCACCATACGATGAGGCTTTAATCACTATCTGAAAAGATTGAACGTAGTCTTTTTAGGGATGATGTCTGGTGTAATGTGACTTATTTATTCTTCGACACGGCTTCTCCCTAGTGGAAGAGAAAATAATGGAAAAGAGGGAGTTATTACATAAATTTAAGTTGTGGTCAATAAGCATTGTCAATTTAGCATGAACTGATACTATCACTTAAGTTGATAACAGCAAAGTTGACTTTCAAAGCTCTTAATCAGTTTGCTCTTGTGAAGGGGTGGCATTGAAACATCAGTCTTTGAGTTTCGTTACATTAGCCTATTGATCTTATCAACTCTATTGTTAAATGTGTATTGTAATGCCCATATGCATAGCAAAGTGCATGGCGTACGTTATCTTTTGTATGTATTGCGTTGATGTTCCAATCTTGGAGCAACATTGCCTTATAGGGCTTATAGCTTTAACGTGTATGACCTTACCAATCACGATTGTGTCTATTGGCCCGAAGGTCTTATAGCGATGtgcgccttttttttttttcactcgtcATGATTTTATTTTGCTACTTAAGCTGACCTCATCTTTAATTTGATGGAATCAGGTTTTACGAGTGTTGGTTCAAACGCTTTCTAGACAGCACCCTATATAAAAGTACTATTTTGAAATATGTAATGTTGGTTTTCTTTCAGGAATTGCATTCAGCCTTTTCTGGTATAACACAACGTCATGCACAGCCTTCAACCTTAAAAGTTTCCCTCCTTTCTAATGAGTGGGGGTCATCTAAGGGTGGCTTGTCAACAATCAACAGAACGCTTGCCATACATTTGGCAAAACAACCAAACGTAGAAGTCACTATTATTGTACCTCAATTTGAGTGCGGTGAAGATGACAAGAGAGCTGCCAAGGCTCATAACATTTCCATTATGGAAGTACATCGTCGCCCTGGCTTTAGTGATCCTCTTGATTGGTTGAGCTTTCCACCAAGAAACCTTGACATTCAGGTCGTGATTGGTCATGGCGCAAAGCTTGGTAAACAAGCTCAAATCATCCAAGAGTCTCATTGTTGCAAGTGGGTTCAGGTAGTGCACACCGAACCTGAAGAGCTAGCAATGTATAAGAACTATCCGGGCGCAATTACCAAGGGAGAAGGAAAGAATAGAGCTGAAGTTGAGCTGTGCCAACTTGCAGATCTCGTTGTGGCAGTTGGGCCCAAGTTGACAGAAGCATTCTCGTCCTACTTGAGTTCATCTCATCAAGATGTCTTCCAGCTGATGCCAGGCACCTTTAAAGAGTTTTCAGATGTCGAGCATGCTACTACGCGAGCGAGTGCGAAGTTCAAGGTGTTAACCTTTGGCCGTGGTGATTTTGAAGACTTCAGTCTCAAAGGATACGACATTGCCGCTCAAGCAATAGTTGAAATGAAGGACAGTTCTTACCGTCTGATCTTTGTTGGTGCACCTGATGGAAAGCAGGATGAAGTCGCGGAAATGTTATGCCAGACGGGCATTCCAAGAAACCAGTTGTTTGTCAGATCATTCTTGAAAGACAAGCAAAGATTAAAAGagttgttttttgaagttgatgTGGCCATCATGCCTTCAAGAACTGAGGGTTTTGGCTTGACAGCACTGGAAGCCATGTCAGCCGGTCTTCCCATTCTGGTCAGTGGAAACTCCGGATTTGGAGAAGCACTGCGTTGTCTTCCAATGGGCGAGTCATTTGTGATTGATTCGGATGACCCCAAGGAATGGGCAAAGGCAATAGTAGCTATCCAACAAAAATCTAGGGCACAGCGGCTTGAGGAAATCCAAAGACTTCGAAGAAGCTATGAAGAGAGATTCAGTTGGGAGAGACAGTGCAAATCCCTTGTTGACACGATGTGGAAGATGGTTTACGGTAAGAAATAAATTCTTACCCTAAGTAAAGTAACGATAATTTAAATGAGCAATTTtaggatgaggctgagtatgatctgaaaaattttgtAGATCGTGGAGGATGCTGGCCGATGCGGATAACACCCtacgagatctgcataattttgCACATCATTTGAAATCCCAAtccaattattgttttattatccatTCAAAACAGTTCATACTTGAAAAACATGCCTACCtcgatcgatgttaagtttcTGTCTTCAACTTTGTCCCAGGGCCTCTCAGTTGCCGTGCCCTTTTCTGGCGATATCCTAtactattgacgtcattttactggatatcgcaaacgtcttccaaatttgatcaTCGCTAGCTGGTTTTAAAGAAATAGTCGTGGCATTTGAGTCGTTCTCATTTTGTTCTGTTGAAGCCACCCTAGTTTAAAATGGTCAGTTGGTTTTTCTTTGGACCAGTGTACTATCTCCCATAGAGCGTTTTCAATCACGTGGCGAGCATCTACGCCAATTTGTGGAAACAAAATAAAGAGTTTatataagaaaagagttcaactcccacaggattgctttggaacaccaacattgCCGCCGTTTCGTTGTTTTGGAACACTAGTATGACcgacatgacgtcatgtgaaaacgctatATTAAACTGACGTGAAATAACCTTTCGCATTCTGGATTTTTCCTCTCTATCATTTGCAGGTGAACTGGTTTTCCTTGCACTTCAAAAAATCAAGCTGGAAGCGCGCAGAGAGGCCAGCAAAACTGAGCTGTCGTTGAATTTAAAGAGGGTTGCTTTGGAGAAAGGTTTTGCGATTTCTGACAATCAAGGATATGGAAACTGCATGTTTTTTGCACTTTCAGAACAACTTGACCACATCAAAAGAATTAAGATCTCCCATGAAGAGTTACGCCTAACTGTTGTGCAGTACCTCAAGGACAACCCGAGGCTGGTTAGTATCTTTTTTTAGTGCCTTCAAACTATTTATCTCATACTAGCAACTTAAGCTGTCCTAAGTGGAGAAGGAAGAaaataaagagggtttcttCCTCAATATAAATCAAATAATGAAGGTCCAAGCATAAATGGAAACGGAGTGGGGAACATATCCTTTTTTCGCCTCGGCTGTTAATCGTCTTTCGTAAGTTTAAAGAAACAGACCTGTGACTTGACTGAAATAGAACTTTGCCACCACGGTGgcttttttcctgctcacttctcTTTTGCGTCATCCACGCTATCTGAACGCTTGAAGAGGCTAACGGACATATCGAGTTGGTCCTCTAAGGTGGACACCTCTCTTAGAGTACGACTACTGACGGTGTCTAGAAATGCACTTTGTCGTTTTTCTAGTAACTACTGGATTTTTTCTACTCCCAATTGTGGCCTTTACGGGGAGGTTCCGCACAAAAGGGGTAGGGGACTTTATTAGTTTCAGCGTAAAAAGGGGGTagggaaatttgtcatttcggtctgtaaaaggactaaaaagggctaacagacgcTTTTCATAAatgtaaaagaaacaagaaaacttcctggtttagtgatttattcataaaaaaatggtgtatttacagcagttttaactttgcatcccttttaaaaGGGATGcgaagttctaaactaggtatgtgaaaggggtaccatttgtcaatatacaaggtatacgaaaggggtacgtTTTCGCTCAAAAATGGTACATAAAAGGTTAAGGGGTTAAGAGCCCCCCCGGATAAAACTGTTGAGTACTCCCCGGGGGGTCTCTGGTGGAGAGAGCTGACTGCGTAGTTTTCTGAATAAGAACCGTCTAGAAATGCACTTTGTCGTTTTTCTAGTAACTACAGCATTTTTCTCTTGCAGCCGGATGGGACAGATCTCTTCCACTTTGTTGATGGATATTCATCTTGGAACGCTTACCTCACAAACATGGTGGCAGATGGTACATGGGGTGATCACGTGGTTCTCTATGGTGCTGCAAACTGCTTTGAAACATGCATTCACGTGATCAGCAGTCTGCCGCATCACCATGACGTAATGATCTGCCCAGAGTATGATGTTAGTGGTAGTAATCGGCTTGTGCTGGGTCACGTGCATGAGCTTCACTATGTTAGTCTTATTCCACATGAAGGATACTAAGATGTCTAATTACTATGCAATGTTTAATTTCCAAATTCGCGTTACCAAATTCATATCATTTGAATCAATCAATTGCATCTTTCATTTGCCACCTTTTTGCTGTGTTGTTGGCAAGAAACT encodes the following:
- the LOC140947103 gene encoding uncharacterized protein; this encodes MWDFAGQELYYASHPVFLTSRAIYILVCNLSKSLHDTTQPCVRQGSHNFMLENPNGETNLENLLSWLSTVHSITQVRGETCDDAEGKLPHLRPPVIIVGTHADKPFEDIATMKSQIQRAIAGKDYEGHVVRPIFSIDNTARSLQRKIKRVFRQDKHIDHIQALQDRIMEVLKQEPYMGESIPVRWLNFEKVIDALQSKDVCHLNITELQTYAKDKCFVNDEEEFTTMVNFYHDMEIIIKHCSTVILSAKWLIDLFRQLITIPHFNKMDPKVSKHWEKLRESGVLSMELVEHVFSKFLLKGVVRDDILDLMEQFGLIAKFSPVKTEEKYFVPSQLKVPPDSLCAMVPSHSDPCPLYVFFVAGFVPHGLFTRLVSRLVRWCSEAGPTQPPTLYRNGAWFVIGTRTVHDLVLFCKKQYIKFFVMQRSQDQQVSGDKGSEVAIQVREFVEATLQSLSQDLLYLRGLQYQIRVACPYCQLEKCSGHNQLACAHVDCRHLLEIREGGPLLCKKKPSKKVLTVEGLEKWFSLSTSEELHSAFSGITQRHAQPSTLKVSLLSNEWGSSKGGLSTINRTLAIHLAKQPNVEVTIIVPQFECGEDDKRAAKAHNISIMEVHRRPGFSDPLDWLSFPPRNLDIQVVIGHGAKLGKQAQIIQESHCCKWVQVVHTEPEELAMYKNYPGAITKGEGKNRAEVELCQLADLVVAVGPKLTEAFSSYLSSSHQDVFQLMPGTFKEFSDVEHATTRASAKFKVLTFGRGDFEDFSLKGYDIAAQAIVEMKDSSYRLIFVGAPDGKQDEVAEMLCQTGIPRNQLFVRSFLKDKQRLKELFFEVDVAIMPSRTEGFGLTALEAMSAGLPILVSGNSGFGEALRCLPMGESFVIDSDDPKEWAKAIVAIQQKSRAQRLEEIQRLRRSYEERFSWERQCKSLVDTMWKMVYGELVFLALQKIKLEARREASKTELSLNLKRVALEKGFAISDNQGYGNCMFFALSEQLDHIKRIKISHEELRLTVVQYLKDNPRLPDGTDLFHFVDGYSSWNAYLTNMVADGTWGDHVVLYGAANCFETCIHVISSLPHHHDVMICPEYDVSGSNRLVLGHVHELHYVSLIPHEGY